The genome window GCAAGGTCTACCCGGTGCAGCTGCCCTTTGTCGCCGAGGCTCCGGCGGTGCTGGCCAAGCTGGCCCGATCGGTGCGGCCGCGCAGCGACAAGCGGCAGTGGACGGCTGACTACCGCTCTGCCTACGAAAAATGGCTGCGGCCAAAGGAAACCCCGGGCGCGCTGAAGCTGGAGCAGGTGATCGGCTGGCTGTCGGACAACCTGCCCGAGGATGCGATTTTGACGAATGGCGCCGGCAACTATGCTGCCTGGCTGCATCGCTACTACCAGTTCAAGCGCTACGGCACTCAGCTTGCCCCGACCAGCGGGTCGATGGGCTACGGGCTGCCCGCGGCCATTGCCGCCAAGCTGCGCCACCCCGGGCGGGTGGTGGTGGCGCTGGCCGGGGACGGCTGCTTCCAGATGACCTGCAACGAGATGTCGACGGCGGTGCAGCATGGCGCGGCCCCGATCGTGCTGGTTGTGAACAACGGGCGGTATGGCACCATCCGGATGCACCAGGAAAAGACATTCCCGGGGAGGGTCTCGGGCACCGATCTGGCCAACCCGGATTTCGTTGCGCTGGCGCAGGCCTATGGCGGCTTTGGCGAGCGGGTCGAGCGGACCGAGGATTTTGCCGGCGCCTTCGTGCGGGCCCAAGCCAGCGGACGGCTGGCCGTGCTCGAACTTGTAGTGGACCCTGAGGCCCTGTCGGCCGGGCTGACCCTGAGCGAAACCCGCGAGGTCGGCCGGAAGCGCTGAGGCTGCGCCGCGCCTGCTGGCGGAGAAGCCCGGCGTGGGATCAGTTGTCTTGCCTGACGATGTCGATGATCAGCACATCGGTCAGCGTCGGACCGAGCACCTTGCGGCCGACCTCCCTGAGCGCCTGCGAAAGCCGGCCCATCTTGCTGCCGGTGGTGAAGTTGCCGGAGAACCCACCCGAGTTGGCATGGTCGAAGAGCACCTGCAGAAAGCTGTCGCGCAGCTTGGGTTCTCGGGCAAAGACCAGCTCTGCCTGTCCGGCGTCGACCTCGAGGCTGAGGCTGAGCACCACCATCGACGCCACCCGTCCCTCCTCGACGATCGGAATGATGAACTGGTTGCTGATCTTCACGTATTCCCGGGTCGGGTCGGACTCTTCGCCGGTGGTATCCGCTGCCATCGGCTCTTCTTCCGGGTGGCTCTCGACCATCTCGCCGTCCTCGCCGCAGGGGTTCATCATGGCCTCCTCGGGCGGCGGGCGGAGCATCATGCCGGCGCCCGTGCCCGCGCCCACTCCGACGAGCGCGAGGATGAGGATGAGGAGTATGGACTTCATGAGGGCGGGCTCCGGTCAGAAGGGAAGAACGATGTCGGTGATCTGCTGGCCATAGCGCGGCTGCTGGACATCGGTGATCTGGCCGCGGCCGCCATAGCTGATGCGGGCGCCGGCGATCTTGTCGTAGGTGATTTCGTTCTGGCGGGTGATGTCCTCGGGGCGGACATAGCCGGTGACGAGCAGCTCGCGCAGCTCGAAGTTCACCCGCACTTCCTGGCTGCCCTGGATCCTCAGGATGCCATTGGACATCTCCTCCACGATGGTCGCGGCGATGCGCAGCTCGAGCTGCTCGTTCCGGCTGACCGACCCGTTGCCGGAGTAGGTGGAGGAAGAGTTGGTAGAGACCGCATCGGCCATGGTCGCCCCTTCCGGCAGGCGCTGGTCGACCCGCTCGGGGATGCCGAAAAGCGAGGGGACGCCCATGCTTTCGGCGCCGTTGCGCGAGCGGCCGGTGGCGTTGGAGATGCTGGCGCTGTCGTCGATCTCGATCACCACGGTCAGAATGTCGCCGCGCCGCACCGCCCGACGGTCGCCCAACAGGGACTTGCGGTTGCGGCTCCAGAGCGAGGCCTGCTCGGCCCCGCGCTTGTCGTCCAGCACGTCGGGCAGGGGGACGCTGGCCATGGCGCGATACTCGTAGGTCTCTTCGGTCGGCTCGAAATCGGGGGCCTTTCCAACATCTTGCAGGCGCGAGCAGCCCGCGAGGGCGAGCAGGGCGGTGAGCAGAAGCAGGGCGGTGCGGGGCATCAGAAATCCTCCAGGTCGTTCAGCATTCGGGCGCTGGGGCCCACGATGACGCGCCCGGCCGCGTCGACCTGTCCGGTCACGGTGCTGCGGGATGCGAGGTTCATGACCTTGAGCAGATCGCCCGCCCCGGCGCGCCCGAGCGCGCGGGCCTCGGTGGCGATCAGCAGGCCGTTCTGGTGGTAGATCAGCGTCACGGTCTGGTTGCGCTCGACGAGGGCCGGCGCACCGAGGTCCGCGGCCCGGATCGGGCGCCCCGGATAGAGGGTGACGCGGGCCTCGAGGCCGAAGGCCAGCTCGGCCTCGTCCAGCGCCCCGATCGCGGTGCCTTCGCGCAGCAGCACATCGCCGGGCTCCAGCACGGTGCCGGCCGGAAGCGTGCGGGCGGCCACCAGCATCTCGGCGCGGAGCGGGCTGGCCAGCAGAGCCAGAAGGAGAAGGCTGCGCAGGATCATCAGCGGATCTGCGTGGTCGCGCCAAGCATCTGGTCGGAGGCGGTGATGACCTTGGCGTTCAACTCGTAGCCGCGCTGGGCGGTAATGAGATCGGTGATTTCCTTCACCGCGTCGACCGAACTTTCCTCGAGGTAGCCCTGCCGGACGATGCCGAGCCCCTGCTCGCCGGGCGAGGCGATGATGGGCGGACCGGAGGCTTCGGTTTCGAGGAAGAGGTTGGAGCCCATGGCTTCGAGCCCCTTGGCGTTGGAGAAATCCGCAAGGGTGAACTGCCCGACAAGCTGGGAGCCGACGGTGCCATCGAAGTGGGCATAGACCTCGCCATCGGTGTTGATCGAGATGCTGCGGGCGTCGTCGGGCAGGGTGATGTCGGGTGCGACGGGGTAGCCGTCGGAGGTGACGATCAGCCCGTCGGCGGTGCGCTTGAGCGCCCCGTCGCGGGTATAGGCGGCGAGGCCCGAGGGGAGGGTGACCTCGAAGTAGCCGAGGCCCTCAATGGCAATGTCGAGGTCGCCGCCGGTGGAGCCGAGCGAGCCCTGCTGGATGTTCATCGACACCGAGGAGGGCCGCACGCCGAGGCCGATTTGCACGCCGGTGGGCAGCACGGTGCCGTCATTGGCGTTGATCGTGCCGGGCCGGGCGAGCTGGCGATAGTGCAGGTCGGCAAAGTCGGCGCGACGGGCGTTGTAGCCGGTGGTGCTCATGTTGGCGAGGTTGTTGGAAATGACATCGACACGCATCTGCTGCGCGCTCATGCCGGTGGCGGCGATTTTCAGGGCCTGCATCGGGTTGCCTC of Oceanicola sp. 502str15 contains these proteins:
- the flgH gene encoding flagellar basal body L-ring protein FlgH; amino-acid sequence: MPRTALLLLTALLALAGCSRLQDVGKAPDFEPTEETYEYRAMASVPLPDVLDDKRGAEQASLWSRNRKSLLGDRRAVRRGDILTVVIEIDDSASISNATGRSRNGAESMGVPSLFGIPERVDQRLPEGATMADAVSTNSSSTYSGNGSVSRNEQLELRIAATIVEEMSNGILRIQGSQEVRVNFELRELLVTGYVRPEDITRQNEITYDKIAGARISYGGRGQITDVQQPRYGQQITDIVLPF
- the flgA gene encoding flagellar basal body P-ring formation chaperone FlgA — protein: MILRSLLLLALLASPLRAEMLVAARTLPAGTVLEPGDVLLREGTAIGALDEAELAFGLEARVTLYPGRPIRAADLGAPALVERNQTVTLIYHQNGLLIATEARALGRAGAGDLLKVMNLASRSTVTGQVDAAGRVIVGPSARMLNDLEDF
- a CDS encoding flagellar basal body-associated FliL family protein — its product is MKSILLILILALVGVGAGTGAGMMLRPPPEEAMMNPCGEDGEMVESHPEEEPMAADTTGEESDPTREYVKISNQFIIPIVEEGRVASMVVLSLSLEVDAGQAELVFAREPKLRDSFLQVLFDHANSGGFSGNFTTGSKMGRLSQALREVGRKVLGPTLTDVLIIDIVRQDN
- the flgG gene encoding flagellar basal-body rod protein FlgG, giving the protein MQALKIAATGMSAQQMRVDVISNNLANMSTTGYNARRADFADLHYRQLARPGTINANDGTVLPTGVQIGLGVRPSSVSMNIQQGSLGSTGGDLDIAIEGLGYFEVTLPSGLAAYTRDGALKRTADGLIVTSDGYPVAPDITLPDDARSISINTDGEVYAHFDGTVGSQLVGQFTLADFSNAKGLEAMGSNLFLETEASGPPIIASPGEQGLGIVRQGYLEESSVDAVKEITDLITAQRGYELNAKVITASDQMLGATTQIR